A genomic stretch from Vibrio neptunius includes:
- a CDS encoding DUF3265 domain-containing protein, which produces MNTNSTHITNCLRGIHNAWHLHYALNLVTKVVCSNIGIALLTT; this is translated from the coding sequence GTGAACACAAATAGCACGCACATAACAAACTGCTTAAGAGGGATTCACAACGCGTGGCATTTGCACTATGCGTTGAATTTAGTGACTAAGGTGGTTTGCAGCAACATCGGTATTGCGTTGCTCACCACTTAA
- a CDS encoding DUF3265 domain-containing protein, whose protein sequence is MHTNASRRIRNAWHFYYALILVIKVVCGNTVLRCSPLKRALCALGKK, encoded by the coding sequence ATCCATACAAACGCTTCAAGACGGATTCGCAACGCGTGGCATTTTTACTATGCGTTGATTTTAGTGATTAAGGTGGTATGCGGAAACACCGTATTGCGTTGCTCACCACTTAAGCGGGCGTTATGTGCTTTGGGCAAAAAGTAG
- a CDS encoding DUF3265 domain-containing protein, producing the protein MIRNACQFYYALRLVFKAVCGSFGIALLTP; encoded by the coding sequence GTGATTCGCAACGCGTGCCAGTTTTACTATGCGTTGCGTTTAGTGTTTAAGGCGGTATGCGGCAGCTTCGGTATTGCGTTGCTCACACCTTAA
- a CDS encoding GNAT family N-acetyltransferase: MVRVAQIKDLDVLVSLFIAENEHNSDLAPDVVRKTEDVLNETELQDILSDENQLLIVSEHDGKVVGALLGNLTDVKERRWTQSRTYGYIEELIVSSEARKLGIATGLVSYFSKWASALGASSVDLHVWSNNTGAIGFYTSAGFESKQNLLSKKLRS; the protein is encoded by the coding sequence ATGGTTCGTGTAGCCCAAATCAAAGATTTAGATGTGTTGGTTAGCCTTTTCATTGCTGAGAACGAGCACAACTCAGACTTAGCCCCAGATGTTGTTCGCAAAACTGAAGATGTACTAAATGAGACTGAGCTTCAAGACATTCTATCTGATGAAAATCAGTTGCTTATTGTTAGCGAGCACGATGGAAAGGTAGTCGGAGCTTTATTGGGGAATCTCACTGACGTTAAAGAGCGTCGTTGGACGCAATCACGAACGTATGGATATATTGAAGAGTTAATCGTTTCTAGCGAAGCTCGAAAGTTGGGTATAGCTACAGGGCTAGTTTCTTACTTTTCTAAGTGGGCTAGTGCTCTTGGCGCTAGTTCAGTTGACCTGCATGTTTGGTCAAATAACACAGGAGCTATCGGTTTTTATACTAGCGCCGGATTCGAATCAAAACAGAACCTGCTCTCCAAAAAGCTACGCAGCTAA
- a CDS encoding Ig-like domain-containing protein has protein sequence MDKQFNFKGLLLLMALALMAQFTSGCDGSGGGSDSTPSSKPNQQQDEVTAELELERLTLTPFPVKTKGTSELTLIMGHKQSFLAVAEYSNGQSQVLTKELTIDDWQSSDTEVGEFIQSGVLQSKDAGVVTVSFTKGNLTSNSVEVAVADAAITDIVITPSVMKVAKGHVQQVTATAIYSNGLSMNVSDSVTWTSDDTSIATITSLNDYSLVKGDGIGSTALTAFKDGVTSNTVDVEVTNAVITAINVTPSLVNIAKGQNKTLTATAIYSDNTSSNISDSVTWAPVDSSIANVTASGLLSGVKAGMTNLTAKKDGITSNEVGAVISDAVITSISVTPPTITLAKGQTQTLTATAIYSDNTSANISDSVTWKPNDTNTALVSSNGVLSGSNVGTTTLVAVKDSVTSNTIDIDVTDAVITEISVMPSVVNIAKGQRQTLRAIATYSDSTSSDISDSVTWVPVDAKTATVNASGVLSGSTPGTTTLTVFKDGVTSNTVDVEVTNAVITAINVTPSLVNIAKGQNKTLTATAIYSDNTSSNISDSVTWAPVDSSIANVTASGLLSGVKAGMTNLTAKKDGITSNEVGAVISDAVITSISVTPPTITLAKGQTQTLTATAIYSDNTSANISDSVTWKPNDTNTALVSSNGVLSGSNVGTTTLIAVKDSVTSNTIDIDVTDAVITEISVMPSVVNIAKGQRQTLRAIATYSDSTSSDISDSVTWVPVDAKTATVNASGVLSGSTPGTTTLTVFKDGVTSNTVDVEVTEAVITAINVTPSLVNIAKGQNKTLTATAIYSDTTSSNISDSVTWAPVDSNIANVTASGLLSGVKAGMTNLTAKKDGITSNEVGAVVSDAVITSISVTPPTITLAKGQTQTLTATAIYSDNTSANISDSVTWKPNDTNTALVSSNGVLSGSNVGTTTLIAVKDSVTSNTIDIDVTDAVITEISVMPSVVNIAKGQRQTLRAIATYSDSTSSDISDSVTWVPVDAKTATVNASGVLSGSTPGTTTLTVFKDGVTSNTVDVEVTNAVITAINVTPSLVNIAKGQNKTLTATAIYSDTTSSNISDSVTWAPVDSSIANVTASGVLSGAKVGMTTLTAIKDGVTSNEVGAVISDAVITSISVTPPIITLAKGRTQTLTATAIYSDNTSANISDSVTWKPIDTNTALVTSNGVLSGSNVGTTTLIAVKDSVTSNTIDIDVTDAVITEISVMPSVVNIAKGQRQTLRAIATYSDSTSSDISDSVTWVPVDAKTATVNASGVLSGSTPGTTTLTVFKDGVTSNTVDVEVTNAVITAINVTPSLVNIAKGQNKTLTATAIYSDATLSDVSDSVTWAPVDSNIANVTASGVLSGAKVGMTTLTAIKDGVTSLTVDVKVSDAVLTSISVTPTKISLAKGQNRALTATATYSDNTTSNISRSVNWVPVNTRVVNVDSSGKATGVGIGTTTVTAVKDGFASNVASVKVTNAVMTKLTVNPPAVGLMPNGTQQMRATATYSDGTLIDVTNSVSWSASQGNTISLTAGGFVTGLNSGTSSITARYKTFGQITKVNVCTSTSNRSPDGKCIYTLNVGNNNLFTNSPSVAYLDSLGIGGSGYTSGVHRFIRMGDYYKFNHTKAVALCNKYSEFNLAGRTNWRLPTVSEIKDIYKKNNHVKGWNNTLYYWTSSKQGPSSYYAYKYIPARPGHSWVARNPSDMLFAACLSNP, from the coding sequence ATGGACAAGCAATTTAACTTTAAGGGTTTGTTGCTCCTCATGGCGTTAGCCTTAATGGCGCAATTCACCTCTGGTTGTGATGGTTCAGGAGGAGGCAGCGACTCGACACCCTCTTCAAAACCAAACCAACAACAAGATGAGGTTACTGCCGAGTTAGAGTTAGAGCGACTGACTCTTACCCCCTTTCCGGTCAAAACCAAGGGAACGAGCGAACTAACCCTTATTATGGGCCACAAGCAATCTTTTCTCGCGGTGGCTGAATACTCGAATGGTCAATCTCAAGTGTTGACCAAGGAATTAACTATTGATGATTGGCAATCCAGTGACACAGAGGTGGGTGAGTTCATTCAATCCGGAGTTTTGCAGAGCAAAGACGCAGGCGTTGTGACTGTTTCTTTCACCAAAGGTAACCTAACCAGTAACTCAGTGGAAGTGGCTGTTGCCGATGCCGCCATCACAGATATTGTCATTACACCTTCAGTGATGAAAGTTGCCAAAGGTCATGTCCAGCAGGTAACCGCCACCGCGATATACAGCAACGGTCTTTCGATGAACGTCAGCGACTCTGTCACTTGGACATCGGACGATACGTCCATAGCGACAATTACATCGCTGAACGATTACAGCTTAGTCAAAGGTGATGGTATCGGTTCTACTGCCCTCACCGCATTTAAAGACGGGGTCACCAGTAATACGGTCGACGTAGAGGTGACCAACGCAGTGATCACCGCGATTAACGTGACTCCATCACTGGTCAATATCGCCAAAGGACAAAACAAAACCTTGACCGCCACCGCTATCTACAGTGATAACACCTCTTCAAACATCAGCGATTCGGTCACTTGGGCCCCTGTTGATTCCAGTATCGCTAACGTCACTGCAAGCGGATTATTATCAGGTGTCAAGGCCGGCATGACTAACCTTACAGCAAAAAAAGATGGCATCACCAGCAACGAGGTGGGAGCAGTGATCAGCGACGCCGTTATCACCAGCATTAGCGTCACCCCACCCACAATCACTCTCGCAAAAGGACAAACCCAAACCTTAACCGCCACCGCCATCTACAGTGATAACACCTCTGCCAATATCAGTGATTCAGTCACTTGGAAGCCTAACGATACCAATACTGCTTTGGTGAGTTCAAACGGGGTTTTGTCTGGCAGTAATGTCGGTACCACCACCCTCGTCGCTGTAAAAGATAGCGTCACCAGCAATACCATTGATATTGACGTCACCGATGCTGTCATCACAGAGATCAGCGTGATGCCCTCTGTCGTTAATATTGCCAAAGGGCAAAGACAAACATTGAGGGCCATCGCCACCTACAGCGATAGCACCTCATCGGATATCAGCGATTCTGTCACTTGGGTGCCTGTCGATGCCAAGACCGCGACGGTCAACGCTAGCGGAGTATTGTCTGGTAGCACTCCGGGCACAACTACCCTTACCGTATTTAAAGATGGGGTCACCAGTAACACGGTCGATGTCGAAGTGACCAACGCAGTGATCACCGCGATTAACGTGACCCCATCACTGGTCAATATCGCCAAAGGACAAAACAAAACCTTGACCGCCACCGCTATCTACAGTGATAACACCTCTTCAAACATCAGCGATTCGGTCACTTGGGCCCCTGTTGATTCCAGTATCGCTAACGTCACTGCAAGCGGATTATTATCAGGTGTCAAGGCCGGCATGACTAACCTTACAGCAAAAAAAGATGGCATCACCAGCAACGAGGTGGGCGCAGTGATCAGCGACGCCGTTATCACCAGCATTAGCGTCACCCCACCCACAATCACTCTCGCAAAAGGACAAACCCAAACCTTAACCGCCACCGCCATCTACAGTGATAACACCTCTGCCAATATCAGTGATTCAGTCACTTGGAAGCCTAACGATACCAATACTGCTTTGGTGAGTTCAAACGGGGTTTTGTCTGGCAGTAATGTCGGTACCACCACCCTCATCGCTGTAAAAGATAGCGTCACCAGCAATACCATTGATATTGACGTCACCGATGCTGTCATCACAGAGATCAGCGTGATGCCCTCTGTCGTTAATATTGCCAAAGGGCAAAGACAAACATTGAGGGCCATCGCCACCTACAGCGATAGCACCTCATCGGATATCAGCGATTCTGTCACTTGGGTGCCTGTCGATGCCAAGACCGCGACGGTCAACGCTAGCGGAGTATTGTCTGGTAGCACTCCGGGCACAACTACCCTTACCGTATTTAAAGATGGGGTCACCAGTAACACGGTCGACGTAGAGGTGACCGAAGCAGTGATCACCGCGATTAACGTGACCCCATCACTGGTCAATATCGCCAAAGGACAAAACAAAACCTTGACCGCCACCGCTATCTACAGTGATACCACCTCTTCAAACATCAGCGATTCGGTCACTTGGGCCCCGGTCGATTCTAATATCGCCAACGTCACTGCAAGCGGATTATTATCAGGTGTCAAGGCCGGCATGACTAACCTTACAGCAAAAAAAGATGGCATAACCAGCAACGAGGTGGGCGCAGTGGTCAGCGACGCCGTTATCACCAGCATTAGCGTCACCCCACCCACAATCACTCTCGCAAAAGGACAAACCCAAACCTTAACCGCCACCGCCATCTACAGTGATAACACCTCTGCCAATATCAGTGATTCAGTCACTTGGAAGCCTAACGATACCAATACTGCTTTGGTGAGTTCAAACGGGGTTTTGTCTGGCAGTAATGTCGGTACCACCACCCTCATCGCTGTAAAAGATAGCGTCACCAGCAATACCATTGATATTGACGTCACCGATGCTGTCATCACAGAGATCAGCGTGATGCCCTCTGTCGTTAATATTGCCAAAGGGCAAAGACAAACATTGAGGGCCATCGCCACCTACAGCGATAGCACCTCATCGGATATCAGCGATTCTGTCACTTGGGTGCCTGTCGATGCCAAGACCGCGACGGTCAACGCTAGCGGAGTATTGTCTGGTAGCACTCCGGGCACAACTACCCTTACCGTATTTAAAGACGGGGTCACCAGTAACACTGTCGATGTCGAAGTGACCAACGCAGTGATCACCGCGATTAACGTGACCCCATCACTGGTCAATATCGCCAAAGGACAAAACAAAACCTTGACCGCCACCGCTATCTACAGTGATACCACCTCTTCAAACATCAGCGATTCGGTCACTTGGGCCCCGGTCGATTCCAGTATCGCTAACGTAACCGCGAGCGGAGTGTTGTCGGGAGCCAAGGTTGGAATGACCACCCTCACCGCGATAAAAGATGGCGTTACCAGCAACGAGGTGGGCGCAGTGATCAGCGACGCCGTTATCACCAGCATTAGCGTCACCCCACCCATAATCACTCTCGCAAAAGGACGAACACAAACCTTAACCGCCACCGCCATCTACAGTGATAACACCTCTGCCAATATCAGTGATTCAGTCACTTGGAAGCCTATCGATACCAATACTGCCTTGGTTACTTCAAACGGGGTTTTGTCTGGCAGTAATGTCGGTACCACCACCCTCATCGCTGTAAAAGATAGCGTCACCAGCAATACCATTGATATTGACGTCACCGATGCTGTCATCACAGAGATCAGCGTGATGCCCTCTGTTGTTAATATTGCCAAAGGACAAAGACAAACATTGAGGGCCATCGCCACCTACAGCGATAGCACCTCATCGGATATCAGCGATTCTGTCACTTGGGTGCCTGTCGATGCCAAGACCGCGACGGTCAACGCTAGCGGAGTATTGTCTGGTAGCACTCCGGGCACAACTACCCTTACCGTATTTAAAGACGGGGTCACCAGTAACACGGTCGATGTCGAAGTGACCAACGCAGTGATCACCGCGATTAACGTGACCCCATCACTGGTCAATATCGCCAAAGGACAAAACAAAACCTTGACCGCCACCGCTATCTACAGTGATGCCACCTTGTCAGATGTGAGTGACTCCGTCACTTGGGCCCCGGTCGATTCTAATATCGCCAACGTAACCGCGAGCGGAGTGTTGTCGGGAGCCAAGGTTGGAATGACCACCCTCACCGCGATAAAAGATGGCGTTACCAGCCTCACAGTAGACGTTAAGGTCAGTGACGCAGTGCTCACCAGTATTAGTGTGACACCGACCAAGATATCACTCGCCAAAGGGCAAAATCGAGCATTGACGGCCACCGCCACCTACAGTGATAACACTACCTCCAACATCAGTCGCTCTGTCAATTGGGTGCCAGTCAATACCAGAGTCGTAAACGTAGACTCTAGTGGGAAAGCCACCGGAGTGGGCATAGGTACCACCACAGTGACCGCCGTAAAAGACGGCTTTGCGAGCAACGTAGCCTCAGTGAAAGTCACTAACGCGGTGATGACAAAGTTAACTGTAAACCCGCCCGCTGTCGGGTTGATGCCCAATGGTACTCAGCAGATGAGAGCCACTGCCACATACAGTGACGGCACCTTGATCGATGTAACTAATTCCGTCAGTTGGTCGGCATCACAAGGGAATACCATTTCATTAACTGCCGGAGGCTTCGTCACAGGGCTCAATTCAGGGACGAGCAGCATTACGGCTAGATACAAAACTTTTGGACAAATAACTAAGGTTAACGTATGCACTAGCACTAGTAATCGTAGTCCAGATGGTAAGTGTATTTACACCTTGAATGTCGGCAACAATAATTTGTTTACCAACTCCCCATCTGTCGCTTACTTAGACAGCCTAGGCATCGGTGGAAGTGGTTATACAAGTGGTGTGCATCGTTTTATTCGTATGGGAGACTATTACAAATTCAACCACACTAAGGCGGTAGCACTATGCAATAAATACAGCGAATTTAATCTTGCGGGGCGCACTAACTGGAGATTACCGACAGTTAGTGAAATCAAAGATATATACAAAAAAAATAATCACGTTAAAGGGTGGAATAATACCCTCTATTACTGGACCTCAAGTAAACAGGGCCCATCATCGTATTATGCGTATAAGTACATACCAGCTCGACCTGGGCATTCATGGGTAGCCCGTAACCCATCAGACATGCTCTTCGCCGCCTGTCTTTCTAATCCATAG
- a CDS encoding LysE family translocator, with protein MELEVWLTYVATVLVLMSTPGPSQLLMLSNSIGNGFRRSVYTAVGDLTANLIQMLVAALGLATVIASSEHFFSIVKWAGVTYLLYLGIKLIFFNSGNSVDQRVKQHSKSSLYWQGFITSAANPKAVIFFAALFPQFISQDSSLLMQFVILSSTYLIIDGMFLCCYGKFAESIACRLSDNMKQQLDRMSGMFLVVAAILLGNKDLE; from the coding sequence ATGGAACTTGAAGTTTGGCTTACTTACGTGGCAACCGTTTTGGTGTTAATGAGTACACCGGGCCCAAGCCAGTTACTTATGTTGTCGAATAGTATTGGCAATGGATTTCGGCGGTCGGTCTATACGGCGGTCGGAGATCTAACAGCTAATCTAATTCAGATGCTCGTTGCAGCATTAGGTTTAGCTACCGTTATCGCGAGTTCTGAGCATTTTTTCAGTATAGTGAAGTGGGCTGGTGTCACGTATTTGTTATATTTAGGCATCAAGCTCATTTTCTTTAACTCAGGCAACTCAGTCGACCAACGAGTAAAACAACACTCTAAATCCTCGTTATACTGGCAAGGTTTTATAACATCAGCAGCCAACCCAAAAGCAGTGATCTTCTTTGCCGCTCTGTTTCCTCAATTCATCAGTCAAGACTCGAGTCTGTTGATGCAATTTGTCATATTAAGTTCGACTTATCTGATAATCGATGGCATGTTCTTATGTTGTTACGGCAAATTTGCCGAGTCGATAGCATGTCGACTAAGTGACAACATGAAGCAGCAGTTAGACCGAATGTCGGGTATGTTTTTAGTTGTGGCCGCTATACTTTTAGGTAATAAAGATCTGGAATAG
- a CDS encoding DNA/RNA non-specific endonuclease, protein MKKLIAVVFSFLLIAVVNAEPTPDFSKVDTREKALKLVQQGELFEVLLLPTELGGKNEPRNIVFVPEDISAAHEQNTQNVLSLIKDKLINRLEVQPVYKENSFVPSQVKMIGRHSVEKRRFITVLNIW, encoded by the coding sequence ATGAAAAAGCTCATCGCAGTGGTTTTCAGTTTTTTATTGATTGCTGTGGTAAATGCAGAACCCACTCCTGATTTCTCAAAGGTAGACACACGAGAAAAAGCATTGAAACTCGTACAGCAAGGTGAACTCTTTGAAGTGCTGCTCTTACCGACTGAATTAGGTGGCAAAAATGAACCTAGGAATATCGTGTTCGTCCCTGAAGATATTTCGGCGGCACACGAACAAAATACACAGAATGTACTTAGTTTAATCAAGGATAAGCTGATTAATCGCTTAGAGGTCCAACCCGTTTACAAAGAAAATAGCTTTGTGCCTTCGCAAGTTAAAATGATTGGCAGGCACTCTGTTGAAAAGCGCAGGTTTATTACGGTACTTAATATTTGGTAG
- a CDS encoding winged helix-turn-helix domain-containing protein — MEPNIAILASLIGDQARARMLTALMGGQALTATELALEADITAQTASSHLNKLVSGELLVVRKQGRHKYFQLKDAQVAELLEQLLTVTAAIPRLRGTTDPRLRRSRVCYDHLAGELGVRLFDAMVENQWLVDTSHHAHLTDKGRRQFERLGADVEALTTGRRPLCKACLDWSERRSHLAGSLGQWILDDLLKRQWAKRDLDSRAITFSPQGLTAFAKTYQLGTDKTSRD, encoded by the coding sequence ATGGAACCGAATATTGCCATTTTGGCTAGCCTCATCGGCGATCAAGCGCGCGCTAGGATGCTAACTGCGCTGATGGGAGGCCAAGCGTTAACAGCCACGGAGTTGGCACTAGAAGCAGACATCACAGCCCAAACGGCCAGTAGCCATTTGAACAAGCTGGTGTCAGGTGAACTGCTCGTCGTGCGCAAGCAAGGTAGGCATAAGTATTTTCAGTTGAAAGACGCCCAAGTTGCCGAGTTGTTAGAGCAGTTGCTTACCGTCACCGCTGCAATCCCTCGCCTGAGGGGAACAACCGATCCACGCCTCAGGCGTTCACGCGTGTGTTACGATCACTTGGCTGGCGAACTTGGCGTACGCCTGTTCGATGCCATGGTCGAGAACCAATGGCTGGTTGACACAAGTCATCACGCCCACCTAACCGACAAGGGTCGTCGCCAGTTCGAGCGTTTAGGGGCGGATGTTGAAGCCCTGACCACTGGCCGGCGCCCTCTGTGTAAAGCCTGCCTAGATTGGAGTGAACGGCGTAGTCACCTTGCGGGCAGTTTAGGTCAATGGATACTGGACGACCTCCTCAAACGCCAGTGGGCTAAGCGTGATTTAGACTCGCGAGCGATAACGTTTTCGCCACAGGGCTTAACGGCTTTCGCCAAGACCTATCAACTGGGCACGGACAAGACGAGTAGAGACTGA
- a CDS encoding antibiotic biosynthesis monooxygenase: MFRVIYEWRVVAEKMTEFQLAWQAVTDTIHETVPGALGSALYRSTQTPDKVLTIAKWHTRQDWEAFWGQSDPESMRPMRQLGERVGVETFDEVEDRTR, from the coding sequence GTGTTTCGAGTGATTTACGAATGGCGTGTCGTCGCTGAGAAGATGACCGAGTTTCAGCTTGCTTGGCAAGCAGTGACGGACACTATACATGAAACGGTGCCGGGCGCACTTGGCAGTGCCTTATACCGCTCGACACAAACGCCAGACAAGGTTCTCACTATCGCTAAATGGCATACTCGTCAAGACTGGGAAGCCTTTTGGGGACAAAGCGACCCTGAGTCCATGCGCCCTATGCGCCAGTTGGGTGAACGGGTCGGTGTCGAGACGTTTGACGAAGTGGAAGATCGCACACGATGA
- a CDS encoding winged helix-turn-helix domain-containing protein produces the protein MTVQSAHRVLLVEDDVELAELIRDFLQNYEFSVTIVTDGLEAVDRILTDSPDLVVLDIMLPGQSGMEVCRAVRPHFEGMILMQTALDDDLDQVMGLELGADDYIVKQVKPRLLLSRIRALLRRHARSLGGEKTNELRLGDLVINLQHRSVVLSQQALKLTTSEFELLLLLAQHVGQVVSRDDIAQRIRGFEYDGLDRSIDRRISRLRRTLNDDPHDPALIKTVRGVGYQLCVAS, from the coding sequence ATGACGGTGCAATCGGCCCATCGAGTCCTGCTCGTTGAAGACGACGTAGAGCTCGCTGAATTGATCAGAGATTTTTTGCAGAACTACGAGTTTTCCGTAACCATAGTGACCGATGGCTTGGAAGCTGTCGACCGCATTCTTACGGATTCCCCTGATTTGGTAGTACTGGACATCATGCTACCGGGACAAAGCGGCATGGAAGTATGTCGTGCTGTCCGGCCGCATTTCGAGGGCATGATTTTAATGCAAACGGCGTTAGACGATGACTTGGACCAAGTCATGGGCTTAGAATTGGGCGCCGATGACTATATTGTTAAACAGGTGAAGCCGCGGTTGCTCCTGTCTCGCATACGGGCTTTACTCCGTCGTCATGCTCGAAGTTTGGGTGGAGAGAAAACGAATGAACTCAGGCTGGGAGACTTGGTGATCAATCTGCAACATCGCAGTGTTGTCCTCAGCCAACAAGCGCTGAAGCTAACGACCTCGGAATTTGAGTTGCTGCTGTTGCTCGCTCAGCATGTGGGGCAAGTGGTATCGCGAGATGACATTGCTCAGCGTATCCGTGGCTTTGAGTACGATGGGCTGGATCGTTCGATTGACCGGCGTATCTCTCGCTTGCGCAGAACACTCAATGATGACCCCCATGATCCGGCACTGATCAAGACGGTGCGTGGCGTGGGATACCAACTGTGTGTTGCCAGCTAA
- a CDS encoding TIGR03643 family protein, protein MQLTSEIESRIIEMAWEDRTPFEAIESQYGLNESSVIQFMRRRLKPSSFKLWRERVSGRKTKHNKLRSPDVTRGYCPTQYKPR, encoded by the coding sequence ATGCAACTGACCTCAGAAATAGAGTCGAGAATAATAGAAATGGCATGGGAAGACCGTACGCCATTTGAGGCCATCGAATCTCAATATGGTTTGAATGAATCCAGCGTTATTCAGTTTATGCGCAGACGGCTCAAACCGAGTAGCTTTAAATTGTGGCGTGAACGTGTGTCAGGTCGTAAGACAAAACACAACAAGTTACGTAGCCCAGACGTGACTCGAGGTTACTGCCCAACTCAGTACAAGCCGCGTTAG
- a CDS encoding DUF952 domain-containing protein gives MLYHILTKSEYHKYQNSDTYAPESLTTEGFIHLAYQEQVQKIIDVFFAGVSEIYLLEINKSAVAQCLKDEPPAGTQDDGERYPHLYGSLCKRAVIKTINLIADANGELKFTH, from the coding sequence ATGCTTTATCACATACTGACGAAAAGTGAATACCACAAATATCAAAACAGCGACACATACGCACCGGAATCTTTGACAACAGAAGGTTTTATTCATTTAGCATACCAAGAACAAGTACAAAAAATAATTGACGTTTTTTTTGCTGGAGTGAGTGAGATTTACCTGCTTGAAATCAATAAAAGTGCTGTCGCTCAATGCCTAAAAGATGAACCACCCGCAGGCACGCAAGATGATGGAGAACGCTATCCGCATCTATATGGCTCATTGTGTAAGCGAGCCGTCATTAAGACGATCAACTTAATCGCGGATGCGAACGGTGAGTTGAAGTTCACTCACTAG